The following are encoded together in the Bradyrhizobium algeriense genome:
- a CDS encoding Spy/CpxP family protein refolding chaperone: MLSRQSTARQDRIDRLQQRVQQLQSQKPEGLRAQRAQERLLQTQNRVLQREQRLQQTDQARLQRLAPPPSAEQRSAATAAAQAAARGRFAAQFRSNDALQARTALMARENGWAPRHAWRRGHRAAFVAWLGPVFWPYAYSDIFSYTFWPYAYDPGYWAYAYDDFVDTVFWGTDSPYSAYARYPEPGAAITDFRARGRASVSPQTLRQLCGDPDKGVTAWPIAEITRAVQPTPEQRALLDELKAAAAKAADVFKESCADSYAMTPPGRLRAMTNRVSATLEAVRIVRPALEQFYNSLNDEQKARFNALGPNVGDRSQQQPQQEANAQAEACGDPKSSLTQLPIERIEAVVRPAGEQKEALDRLSDVTKKAVAGLQAACPDDVPLTPVGRLDAMEKRLKAMLEAAEWVQDALDKFYATLSSEQKARFNTLPQVASP, encoded by the coding sequence ATGCTGTCGCGCCAGAGCACAGCACGCCAGGACCGCATCGATCGCCTGCAGCAGCGCGTGCAGCAATTGCAGTCTCAAAAGCCGGAAGGTCTCCGGGCGCAGCGCGCACAGGAACGGTTGTTGCAGACGCAGAACCGGGTGCTCCAGCGCGAACAGCGCCTGCAGCAGACCGATCAGGCGCGGCTGCAGCGGCTGGCACCACCGCCTTCGGCTGAACAACGATCCGCCGCTACTGCCGCCGCGCAGGCTGCAGCCCGCGGACGGTTTGCCGCGCAGTTCCGCAGCAATGATGCCTTGCAAGCCCGAACCGCGCTCATGGCCCGCGAGAACGGCTGGGCTCCCCGCCATGCCTGGCGACGCGGCCACCGCGCAGCGTTTGTGGCCTGGCTCGGCCCGGTATTCTGGCCCTACGCCTATTCCGACATCTTCAGTTACACCTTCTGGCCCTACGCCTATGACCCCGGCTATTGGGCCTACGCTTACGACGACTTCGTCGACACGGTTTTCTGGGGTACGGACAGCCCGTATTCCGCCTACGCCCGATATCCGGAGCCTGGCGCGGCGATCACCGATTTTCGAGCGCGCGGACGCGCAAGCGTGAGCCCGCAGACTCTCCGGCAATTGTGCGGAGATCCGGATAAGGGCGTGACCGCCTGGCCGATCGCGGAGATCACGCGCGCGGTCCAGCCGACGCCCGAGCAGCGCGCCCTGCTCGACGAATTGAAGGCCGCTGCAGCAAAGGCTGCCGATGTGTTCAAGGAATCCTGCGCCGATTCCTATGCGATGACGCCACCCGGTCGCTTGCGGGCGATGACAAACCGCGTCAGCGCAACGCTCGAGGCGGTAAGGATCGTGCGGCCGGCACTCGAGCAGTTCTATAATTCGCTGAATGACGAACAAAAGGCGCGCTTCAACGCGCTCGGCCCGAACGTCGGCGACCGTTCGCAACAGCAGCCGCAGCAGGAGGCAAATGCTCAGGCCGAGGCTTGCGGCGATCCGAAATCCAGCCTCACCCAGCTGCCGATCGAACGGATCGAGGCTGTCGTACGGCCGGCGGGCGAGCAAAAGGAGGCGCTTGACCGCTTGAGCGACGTGACCAAGAAGGCGGTTGCAGGGCTGCAAGCTGCCTGCCCGGACGACGTGCCGCTTACGCCGGTCGGGCGGCTGGACGCGATGGAGAAGCGGCTCAAGGCCATGCTCGAGGCAGCCGAGTGGGTACAGGACGCATTGGACAAGTTCTATGCCACGTTGAGCAGCGAACAGAAGGCGCGCTTCAATACACTGCCGCAGGTCGCAAGCCCCTGA
- a CDS encoding efflux RND transporter periplasmic adaptor subunit has translation MNIVTEPKLSGKPISDKSHKRPVRLVRWFIVVGTLLALLVGGLVWFNYFRGKMIAQFFANNKPPPVSVNVATAKSETIPNLLTAVGDLAAVHQVNVTSDVNGRITDIQFTAGASVKAGTPLVQLFDGPEQGDLANFKAQQRVAQISLDRAKQLAERQVGPQATVDTAQAAFDQASAGIAKTEAIISQKLVRAPFDGELGVRKVEVGQYLTAGTQIVSLTDLSALYANFTVTEKDSGQLKVGQIVRIAVDAYPGRTFEGKITTIEPQIATETRNIRVQATIQNPDRILKPGMFVTTTVVLPNKPPVITVPETAVDYTLYGDSVYLLSEKKEEDGKTSLTVTRTFVQTGNRIEGRAEILKGLKDGDRVVALGQLKLQSGSAVTVSNEPVPPIPAKPPRY, from the coding sequence ATGAATATCGTGACTGAACCCAAACTTTCGGGCAAGCCGATTAGCGACAAGTCGCACAAGCGGCCGGTGCGGTTGGTGCGCTGGTTCATCGTTGTGGGGACGCTGCTGGCCCTGCTGGTCGGCGGCCTGGTCTGGTTTAACTATTTCCGCGGCAAGATGATCGCGCAGTTTTTCGCGAACAACAAGCCGCCGCCGGTAAGCGTCAACGTCGCCACGGCGAAGTCCGAGACCATTCCGAACCTTCTGACCGCGGTCGGCGATCTCGCCGCCGTGCATCAGGTCAACGTGACTTCCGACGTCAACGGCCGCATCACCGACATTCAGTTCACGGCAGGCGCCAGCGTGAAGGCGGGCACGCCGCTGGTTCAGCTGTTCGACGGTCCGGAGCAGGGCGACCTTGCCAACTTCAAGGCCCAGCAGCGCGTGGCGCAGATCTCGCTGGATCGCGCCAAGCAATTGGCCGAGCGGCAGGTCGGACCGCAGGCGACGGTGGATACGGCGCAGGCTGCGTTCGATCAGGCCAGCGCCGGCATCGCCAAGACGGAAGCCATCATCTCGCAGAAGCTGGTGCGGGCGCCGTTCGATGGCGAACTCGGCGTTCGCAAGGTCGAGGTTGGACAATATCTGACCGCCGGCACGCAGATCGTCTCGCTGACCGATCTGTCGGCGCTGTATGCGAACTTCACCGTGACGGAAAAGGATTCCGGCCAGCTCAAGGTCGGCCAGATCGTTCGTATCGCGGTCGACGCCTATCCGGGCCGCACCTTCGAGGGCAAGATCACCACCATCGAGCCGCAGATCGCCACCGAGACGCGCAACATCCGCGTGCAGGCGACGATCCAGAACCCGGATCGGATCCTCAAGCCCGGCATGTTCGTGACCACCACCGTGGTGCTGCCCAACAAGCCGCCGGTCATCACCGTGCCCGAAACCGCGGTCGACTACACGCTCTATGGCGATTCGGTCTACCTCCTCAGCGAGAAAAAGGAAGAGGACGGCAAGACCAGCCTCACGGTGACGCGTACCTTCGTGCAGACCGGCAACCGCATCGAGGGACGTGCTGAAATCCTGAAAGGGTTGAAGGACGGCGACCGTGTCGTAGCCCTGGGCCAGCTCAAGCTGCAATCGGGATCGGCCGTGACGGTCTCGAACGAGCCGGTGCCGCCGATACCGGCGAAGCCGCCACGCTACTAA
- a CDS encoding cytochrome P450: MNSDARELAATFDLEKLTPEFYANPYPTYRALRETDPVKRLPNGSYFLTRYDDLVAAYKNTKAFSSDKKKEFSPKYGASLLYEHHTTSLVFNDPPAHTRVRRLIMGALSPRAIAGMEPDLIRLIDRLLDAIAAKGKVDLIDDFAAAIPIEVIGNLLDVPQDEREPLRDWSLAILGALEPVIGPDAFARGNKAVGDFLSYLEGLVARRRAKPGNPDRDVLTRLIQGEDNGERLTEKELLHNCIFLLNAGHETTTNLIGNGLVALSNHASEKRRLIENPSLIKTAVEEMLRFESSNQLGNRMTVEPFELGGIAMPPGTPVTLCIGAANRDPAQFADPERFDIGRSPNRHLAFGTGAHQCAGMALARLEGAIAISRFLARFPDYALAGEPVRGGRVRFRGFLSVPCTVG, translated from the coding sequence ATGAATTCGGATGCGCGCGAACTGGCGGCCACCTTCGACCTCGAAAAGCTGACGCCGGAGTTCTATGCCAACCCCTACCCGACCTATCGCGCGCTGCGCGAGACCGATCCGGTCAAGCGGCTGCCGAACGGCTCGTATTTCCTGACCCGCTACGACGACCTGGTTGCGGCCTACAAGAACACCAAAGCTTTCTCATCGGACAAGAAGAAGGAGTTCTCGCCGAAATACGGCGCCTCCCTGCTCTACGAGCACCACACCACGAGCCTCGTCTTCAACGATCCCCCCGCCCATACCCGCGTCCGCCGCCTGATCATGGGTGCGCTCTCGCCGCGCGCGATCGCCGGCATGGAGCCCGATCTGATCCGCTTGATCGACCGCCTGCTCGACGCCATTGCCGCCAAGGGCAAGGTGGACCTGATCGACGATTTCGCCGCCGCGATCCCGATCGAAGTTATCGGCAATCTGCTCGACGTCCCGCAAGACGAGCGCGAGCCCTTGCGCGACTGGTCGCTGGCCATCCTCGGCGCGCTGGAGCCGGTGATCGGCCCGGACGCGTTCGCCCGCGGCAACAAGGCGGTGGGAGACTTCCTGTCGTACCTCGAAGGACTGGTGGCCCGGCGGCGGGCCAAGCCCGGCAATCCCGACCGCGACGTGCTGACCCGGCTCATCCAGGGCGAAGACAATGGCGAGCGGCTGACCGAAAAGGAGCTGCTGCACAATTGCATCTTCCTGCTCAATGCCGGCCATGAGACCACCACCAATCTGATCGGCAACGGGCTGGTGGCATTGTCGAACCACGCCAGCGAGAAACGGCGGCTGATCGAGAACCCTTCGCTGATCAAGACCGCGGTCGAGGAAATGCTGCGGTTCGAAAGCTCCAACCAGCTTGGCAACCGCATGACGGTCGAGCCTTTCGAACTCGGCGGCATAGCGATGCCGCCGGGCACGCCGGTGACGCTGTGCATCGGCGCCGCCAACCGCGATCCCGCGCAATTCGCCGATCCCGAACGTTTCGACATTGGCCGTTCGCCGAACCGGCATCTGGCCTTCGGCACCGGCGCGCATCAATGCGCCGGCATGGCGCTGGCGCGGCTCGAGGGCGCCATCGCGATCTCGCGCTTCCTCGCGCGCTTTCCGGATTATGCACTCGCCGGCGAACCGGTCCGTGGCGGCCGGGTGCGCTTTCGCGGCTTTCTCAGCGTGCCTTGCACTGTCGGCTAG
- a CDS encoding c-type cytochrome, whose amino-acid sequence MLASPSALPQASQGAEDASGQQAFNNACRTCHIVREGDNRLGPNLHKIIGRKAGSLPDYGFSSAMKEAGFVWDEDKLDRFIANPDEVVPGNSMKPYGGLSSSDDRKKIIAFLAQPR is encoded by the coding sequence ATGCTTGCATCACCTTCCGCCCTGCCCCAGGCATCGCAAGGAGCGGAGGACGCCTCAGGGCAACAGGCGTTCAACAATGCCTGTCGAACTTGTCACATCGTGAGAGAGGGCGATAATCGGCTCGGTCCCAACCTGCACAAAATTATTGGACGCAAAGCAGGATCGCTGCCGGACTATGGGTTTTCCAGCGCAATGAAAGAGGCAGGCTTCGTCTGGGATGAGGACAAGCTTGATCGCTTCATCGCAAACCCCGATGAGGTCGTACCCGGCAACAGCATGAAGCCGTATGGTGGCCTCTCATCGAGCGACGATAGAAAAAAGATCATCGCCTTCCTAGCTCAACCGCGATAA
- a CDS encoding sugar phosphate isomerase/epimerase family protein, with product MRDFSADHRWLSLNTATVRKQGDLTAIIDACARHGIRAIDPWRDQVASVGLERAARAVRDAGLELSGYCRGGMFTADAAHRVEARDDNRRAVDEARALGAPCIVLVVGGLPQYSRPGSVASKDIVAARTQVHDAIAEMLEYAKQASMPLAIEPLHPAYAADRACVNTTRQALDICDQLDPQRTGALGVALDVYHIWWDPELMPQIARAGKDRLLAFHVCDWLVPTKDILNDRGMMGDGVIDITSVRSAVEAQGFAGYSEIEIFSNDWWGRPMDEVLRTCIERHRTVV from the coding sequence ATGCGCGATTTTTCTGCCGATCATCGCTGGCTGTCGCTGAACACGGCGACGGTCCGCAAGCAGGGCGATCTCACAGCCATTATCGACGCCTGCGCGCGCCATGGCATCCGGGCCATCGATCCCTGGCGCGATCAGGTCGCTTCCGTCGGGCTCGAGCGCGCGGCGCGCGCGGTACGCGACGCCGGGCTCGAGCTGTCGGGCTATTGCCGCGGCGGCATGTTCACGGCGGATGCGGCGCACCGCGTCGAGGCGCGCGACGACAATCGCCGCGCCGTCGACGAAGCCAGGGCGTTGGGCGCACCTTGCATCGTGCTGGTCGTCGGCGGGCTGCCGCAATATTCGCGCCCGGGAAGCGTTGCCTCGAAAGACATCGTGGCCGCGCGGACGCAGGTCCATGACGCCATTGCGGAGATGCTGGAATACGCCAAGCAGGCCAGCATGCCGCTCGCAATCGAGCCGCTGCATCCGGCCTATGCAGCGGACCGTGCCTGCGTGAACACGACGAGGCAGGCGCTGGATATCTGCGACCAGCTCGATCCGCAGCGCACCGGCGCGCTCGGCGTTGCGCTCGACGTCTATCACATCTGGTGGGATCCGGAATTGATGCCGCAGATCGCGCGCGCGGGAAAGGATCGCCTGCTCGCGTTTCACGTCTGCGACTGGCTGGTGCCGACCAAGGACATCCTCAACGACCGCGGCATGATGGGTGACGGCGTCATCGACATCACATCTGTGCGATCCGCGGTCGAGGCGCAGGGCTTTGCCGGCTATTCCGAGATCGAAATCTTCTCCAACGACTGGTGGGGAAGGCCGATGGACGAGGTTTTGCGGACCTGCATCGAACGACATCGCACGGTCGTTTAG
- a CDS encoding TetR/AcrR family transcriptional regulator produces MSSLRMTSDLRRQLILSAAKRCFARNGFAGTTTKSVAAAAAISEGLLFKHFPSKAALYAEILAEECEADPDFAHLLDQEPSTATLVELVKGMVGHFMEVSDGSDQEEAQRLRLMTTSHLDDGEFARLLYDKIGGLIGPVFRASIESAVAAGDASRIGSDPLNLFWFAHHTVLMAALSRLPAVPCLSYGNAADLERQLCQFILRGIGLTEAAIASHLDGELSPNSGQSVTAESA; encoded by the coding sequence ATGTCTAGCCTGCGTATGACCAGTGACTTGCGGCGCCAATTGATCCTGAGCGCTGCCAAGCGATGCTTTGCCCGTAACGGCTTTGCCGGCACCACGACCAAGAGCGTGGCGGCGGCCGCGGCCATTTCGGAAGGGCTGTTGTTCAAGCACTTCCCTTCCAAGGCCGCGCTCTACGCCGAAATCCTCGCGGAGGAGTGCGAGGCCGATCCGGACTTCGCGCATCTGCTCGACCAGGAGCCTTCAACTGCCACACTGGTCGAACTGGTCAAGGGCATGGTTGGTCATTTCATGGAAGTATCCGACGGTTCGGACCAGGAGGAAGCGCAGCGGCTGCGGCTGATGACGACAAGTCATCTCGACGATGGCGAGTTCGCGCGTCTGCTCTACGACAAGATCGGCGGCCTGATCGGGCCGGTATTTAGAGCATCGATCGAAAGTGCTGTAGCGGCTGGCGATGCGTCGCGGATCGGCAGCGATCCGCTCAACCTGTTCTGGTTCGCCCACCACACCGTGCTGATGGCGGCGCTCTCGCGGCTTCCCGCCGTGCCCTGTCTTTCCTACGGCAACGCCGCCGATCTGGAGCGGCAGCTTTGTCAATTCATCCTGCGCGGCATCGGACTTACCGAAGCCGCAATTGCTTCTCATCTGGACGGCGAGCTGTCACCGAATTCGGGACAATCGGTAACTGCAGAAAGTGCATGA
- a CDS encoding MBOAT family O-acyltransferase, with translation MTFTSWQFGVFVAIAFAAYYLPALRAFQVQLLVFASLFFYGYGQPELLALLAVALFGTYLFLILALRNRRAWLPVGIAFNLALLAFFKYKLLFIDPASPSLVDFAPLDFLLKLPLPIGISFFVFHNISLLVDLTRQKAGPPTLTGVFLYIIFFPQLVSGPITRAEMFMPQIKPKYFADIPFVEAAKWILTGFFFKLYVANNLNEMTSYMSFPLYETLQTQDRWLLVFVYSYQIYADFFGYSAIAIGLALLFGYRLPINFNLPYISTSFSEFWTRWHISLSNWLRTYLYVPLGGNRHGVWRTYLNLMIVMGLGGLWHGAGLSYLMWGLMHGLLLVLERPLLPRLASIDFAVFRAARMTVVFVCVSMLWIFFKLPNFDHAVGYLAGMFTPSTNPNPTKLFYSLALLYSLPVVIQHLGFRLLFEGRLRWVEPYLYGSMAALMYLEAGPETSFIYFQF, from the coding sequence ATGACTTTTACTTCCTGGCAGTTCGGCGTCTTCGTCGCGATCGCATTTGCGGCCTATTACCTGCCGGCCTTGCGAGCGTTTCAGGTCCAGCTGCTGGTCTTCGCCAGCCTGTTCTTTTATGGGTATGGCCAGCCGGAACTGCTGGCGCTGCTGGCCGTCGCGCTTTTCGGAACCTACCTCTTCCTGATCCTGGCGTTGCGAAACCGGCGAGCCTGGCTTCCGGTCGGCATCGCCTTCAATCTCGCGCTGCTCGCGTTCTTCAAATACAAATTGCTGTTCATCGATCCGGCGTCCCCCAGCCTGGTGGACTTCGCGCCGCTTGATTTCCTGCTGAAGCTGCCGCTGCCGATCGGCATTTCATTTTTTGTCTTTCACAACATCAGCCTGCTGGTCGACCTGACCCGGCAGAAGGCCGGGCCGCCGACGCTAACCGGCGTCTTTCTCTACATCATCTTCTTTCCGCAGCTCGTGTCGGGTCCGATCACGCGCGCGGAAATGTTTATGCCGCAGATCAAGCCGAAATATTTCGCGGACATTCCCTTCGTCGAGGCCGCGAAATGGATCCTGACCGGGTTCTTCTTCAAGCTCTACGTCGCGAACAACCTCAATGAAATGACGTCCTATATGAGCTTCCCGCTCTACGAGACGCTGCAGACCCAGGATCGCTGGTTGCTCGTTTTCGTCTACAGCTATCAGATCTACGCGGACTTCTTCGGCTATTCCGCGATTGCGATCGGGCTTGCTCTCCTGTTCGGTTATCGCCTGCCGATCAACTTCAATCTTCCCTATATCTCGACCTCGTTCTCCGAGTTCTGGACGCGCTGGCACATCTCGCTATCGAACTGGCTGCGGACCTATCTTTACGTTCCGCTCGGCGGCAACCGCCATGGCGTATGGCGGACCTATTTGAACCTGATGATCGTGATGGGATTAGGCGGCCTCTGGCATGGCGCCGGCCTCAGCTATCTGATGTGGGGATTGATGCACGGCCTGCTGCTGGTGCTGGAACGCCCTTTGCTGCCGCGACTGGCTTCGATCGACTTTGCGGTGTTTCGGGCGGCCCGGATGACCGTGGTCTTTGTCTGCGTCAGCATGCTCTGGATCTTCTTCAAGCTGCCGAACTTCGATCATGCGGTCGGCTACCTCGCGGGCATGTTTACGCCGAGCACGAATCCCAACCCGACGAAGTTGTTCTATAGCCTGGCGCTGCTCTATTCACTGCCGGTCGTGATTCAGCATCTTGGTTTCCGTCTGCTGTTCGAGGGAAGACTTCGCTGGGTGGAGCCATATCTCTATGGTTCGATGGCTGCGCTGATGTATCTGGAGGCCGGTCCCGAAACGTCGTTCATCTATTTTCAGTTCTAG
- a CDS encoding MexW/MexI family multidrug efflux RND transporter permease subunit, translating to MALTDIFIKRPVLSVVVSLLILLIGLRAASVLPIRQYPKLSNTVVNVTTVYPGASANLIQGFITTPIEQAVASAEGVDYITSSSVQGTSTIQVYVKLNFDPNQALTEVLAKVNSVRYLIPKESNDPIVTKTTGQTTAVMYLGFSSDELSGSAISDYLTRVVQPVLSTVDGVASADILGGQTFAMRLWLDPVRMAGRGVSPSDVSAAIAANNFQAAAGQSKGYFIVSNIQTNTDLRNLEQFKKMIVKSKDGGFVRIEDIATVELAAQSSDASVAFSGERAIFIGVQATPQGNPLTLVKGVRALFPELERNLPPSMKMKVAYDSTKFIQSSIDEVKNTLIEAVLIVVVVIFLFLASFRSVIIPVVTIPLSLIGVCSLMLMMGFTFNLLTLLAMVLAIGLVVDDAIVVVENIHRHLEEGKTPVQASLQGAREIVGPVISMTITLAAVYAPIGFLGGLTGSLFREFAFTLAGSVIVSGVIALTLSPMMCSVLLKSADEGRFARLVNRVFGAMTRWYGRQLDRSLDYRPITGVFALTILGLVGFLYMNTAKELAPEEDQGIVFSVTKAPKYANIDYVDFYGEKLDKAFAKFPETDLRFVLNGINGPQGGIAGMLLKPWDERERSSIKLKPLVQAEIAKIEGVQAFAFNLPPLPGGPGGLPIQMVINSTSGFQVVYEEMNKLKAAARKSGLFIVSDSDLDFNQPVVRVSVDRSKASDLGINMAQVGATLQTLLGGNYVNRFNLEGRSYQVIPQVPRGMRLSPESLGGYYVPTNTGQLVPLSTIVSIETATDPNSLTHYNQLNSATFQAVPMPGVTVGQAVDFLESEAKKLPAGFGHDYLADSRQYVQEGNQLAITFGFALIIIFLVLAAQFESLWDPLVIMISVPMAIVGALIPLFFGMATINIYTQVGLLTLVGLITKHGILMVEFANELQLKEGLDKRSAIEMAARIRLRPILMTTAAMVTGLIPLLTATGAGAASRFSIGLVVVSGMSIGTLFTLFVLPAVYVWLATDHQAKADSERTKEIADFDLGKTALKPT from the coding sequence ATGGCCTTAACCGATATTTTCATCAAGCGTCCGGTCCTGTCGGTCGTCGTCAGCCTGCTGATCCTGCTGATTGGTCTGCGGGCCGCCAGCGTACTGCCGATCCGGCAATATCCGAAACTGTCGAACACGGTGGTCAATGTCACCACCGTCTATCCCGGCGCGTCGGCCAACCTGATTCAGGGTTTCATCACCACGCCGATCGAGCAGGCGGTCGCCTCCGCCGAGGGCGTCGACTACATCACCTCCTCGTCCGTGCAGGGCACCAGCACGATCCAGGTCTACGTCAAGCTGAACTTCGATCCGAACCAGGCGCTCACCGAAGTTCTCGCCAAGGTGAACTCGGTCAGATACCTGATCCCGAAGGAATCGAACGACCCGATCGTGACCAAGACGACCGGCCAGACCACGGCCGTGATGTATCTCGGATTCTCCAGCGACGAGCTCTCGGGATCTGCGATCTCGGACTACCTCACGCGCGTCGTCCAGCCCGTATTGTCGACGGTTGACGGCGTGGCGTCGGCCGACATTCTCGGCGGGCAAACGTTTGCGATGCGGCTGTGGCTCGATCCGGTGCGGATGGCAGGCCGCGGCGTGTCGCCAAGCGACGTCTCGGCGGCGATCGCCGCCAACAACTTCCAGGCCGCGGCGGGTCAGTCCAAGGGCTATTTCATTGTCTCGAACATTCAGACCAACACCGACCTGCGGAACCTCGAGCAGTTCAAGAAGATGATCGTCAAGTCCAAGGACGGCGGCTTCGTGCGGATCGAGGATATTGCAACCGTCGAACTTGCCGCCCAAAGCTCGGATGCGAGCGTCGCGTTCAGCGGCGAGCGCGCGATCTTCATCGGCGTGCAGGCGACGCCGCAAGGCAACCCGCTGACGCTGGTCAAGGGCGTGCGCGCGCTGTTTCCGGAGCTCGAACGCAACCTGCCGCCATCGATGAAGATGAAGGTGGCCTACGATTCCACCAAGTTCATTCAGTCATCGATCGACGAGGTGAAGAACACGCTGATCGAGGCCGTGTTGATCGTCGTGGTCGTGATCTTCCTGTTCCTGGCCTCGTTCCGCTCCGTCATCATCCCCGTGGTCACGATTCCGCTGTCGCTGATCGGCGTCTGCAGCCTGATGCTGATGATGGGTTTCACTTTCAACCTGCTGACGTTGCTGGCGATGGTGCTGGCGATCGGGCTCGTGGTCGACGACGCCATCGTGGTGGTGGAGAACATCCATCGCCATCTGGAGGAAGGAAAAACGCCGGTGCAGGCGTCACTGCAGGGCGCGCGCGAAATCGTCGGTCCCGTGATCTCGATGACGATTACACTCGCTGCCGTGTACGCGCCGATCGGCTTCCTCGGCGGCCTGACTGGTTCGCTGTTCCGCGAATTCGCCTTCACGCTGGCGGGCTCGGTGATCGTATCGGGCGTAATCGCGCTGACGCTGTCGCCGATGATGTGCTCGGTCTTATTGAAGAGTGCCGACGAGGGGCGGTTCGCCAGGCTCGTCAACCGCGTGTTCGGCGCGATGACGCGCTGGTACGGCCGTCAGCTCGACCGCTCGCTCGACTATCGTCCGATTACCGGCGTGTTCGCGCTGACGATTCTCGGCCTGGTCGGGTTCCTCTATATGAACACGGCCAAGGAACTCGCTCCCGAAGAGGATCAGGGCATCGTGTTCTCGGTGACCAAGGCGCCGAAATACGCCAACATCGACTATGTCGACTTCTACGGCGAGAAGCTCGACAAGGCGTTCGCCAAATTCCCCGAAACCGACCTGCGCTTCGTCCTGAACGGCATCAACGGGCCGCAGGGCGGCATTGCCGGCATGCTGTTGAAGCCGTGGGACGAGCGCGAGCGTTCCTCGATCAAGCTGAAGCCGCTGGTGCAGGCGGAGATCGCCAAGATTGAAGGCGTCCAGGCGTTCGCGTTCAACCTGCCGCCGCTTCCGGGCGGGCCGGGCGGTCTACCGATACAGATGGTGATCAACTCGACCTCCGGCTTCCAGGTTGTCTACGAGGAGATGAACAAGCTGAAGGCTGCTGCACGCAAGAGCGGCTTGTTCATCGTGTCCGACTCTGACCTCGATTTCAATCAGCCGGTGGTGCGTGTCTCCGTCGACCGTTCCAAGGCCAGCGATCTCGGCATCAACATGGCGCAGGTCGGTGCCACGCTGCAGACGCTGCTGGGCGGTAATTACGTCAACCGCTTCAATCTCGAAGGACGGTCCTATCAGGTGATTCCGCAGGTGCCGCGTGGCATGCGGCTGTCGCCGGAATCGCTCGGCGGTTACTACGTCCCGACCAACACCGGGCAGTTGGTGCCGCTGTCGACCATCGTGTCGATCGAGACCGCCACCGATCCGAACTCGCTGACGCATTACAACCAGCTCAATTCCGCGACCTTCCAGGCGGTGCCGATGCCGGGCGTAACCGTCGGGCAGGCGGTAGACTTCCTGGAGAGTGAGGCGAAAAAGTTGCCCGCCGGTTTCGGCCACGATTATCTGGCCGATTCCCGCCAATATGTGCAGGAAGGCAACCAGCTAGCGATCACCTTCGGCTTCGCGCTGATCATCATCTTCCTGGTGCTGGCGGCGCAGTTCGAGAGCTTGTGGGATCCGCTGGTGATCATGATCAGCGTTCCCATGGCGATCGTCGGTGCGCTGATCCCGCTGTTCTTCGGCATGGCCACCATCAACATCTATACTCAGGTCGGGTTGTTGACGCTGGTCGGCCTCATCACCAAGCACGGCATCCTGATGGTCGAGTTCGCCAACGAGCTGCAGCTCAAGGAAGGCCTCGACAAGCGTTCGGCGATCGAGATGGCCGCCCGCATCCGGCTGCGTCCGATCCTGATGACGACGGCAGCGATGGTCACCGGTTTGATTCCGCTATTGACCGCGACCGGCGCAGGTGCGGCGAGCCGCTTCTCGATCGGTCTCGTCGTGGTCTCCGGCATGTCGATCGGTACGCTGTTCACGCTGTTCGTGCTTCCGGCGGTTTATGTCTGGCTCGCTACCGACCACCAGGCCAAGGCCGACTCGGAGCGGACCAAGGAGATTGCCGATTTCGATCTCGGGAAGACGGCGCTCAAGCCGACCTGA